From the Cryptomeria japonica chromosome 2, Sugi_1.0, whole genome shotgun sequence genome, one window contains:
- the LOC131859999 gene encoding uncharacterized protein LOC131859999 has translation MEGEGKKLKPIRYGPFEILEKIGTNAFRLNLPPYMQIYSVVNVENLKLYEPPVIFEEEATIQIPSVDDLALEYMNVLQEDVILDRNVRSSKRDGVEYLKVGRKGMHPGKARWMEIGKVRELYPYLLTK, from the coding sequence ATGGAAGGTGAAGGTAAGAAGCTTAAGCCTATTAGATATGGTCCCTTTGAGATCTTGGAAAAGATCGGTACCAATGCCTTTCGCCTTAATCTTCCTCCATATATGCAAATTTACTCAGTTGTAAATGTAGAAAATCTGAAGTTGTATGAGCCTCCAGTGATATTTGAGGAAGAGGCTACTATTCAGATTCCTTCTGTTGATGATCTAGCACTTGAATACATGAATGTGTTACAAGAGGATGTCATCCTCgacagaaatgtcagatcttctAAAAGAGATGGTGTTGAATACCTCAAAGTGGGACGTAAAGGGATGCACCCTGGTAAAGCAAGATGGATGGAGATTGGAAAGGTGAGGGAACTATACCCTTACCTACTTACTAAGTAA